One part of the Thermodesulfovibrio sp. 3462-1 genome encodes these proteins:
- the cbiB gene encoding adenosylcobinamide-phosphate synthase CbiB: MKIFYVENWTVVAAFLIDFLSGYHKKYHPIKAIGKLIEKNESFLRNRKLTGRFGGFLLFLLTTAPIFLFSIIFVYFIEKMNSLSMIGWLFSRIFLVLFSSLFIALRGLIYEAKKVDKLLNEGNLVQARISLKALVGRDTENLIPEKIRIAIIESLAENLCDAVIAPLFYFFLGGFPFLVFYKTVNTLDSMVGYKNERYIKFGWFSAKMDDIFNYVPARITGIFIVLSSFILLGFSTGKRSLKIMLRDGKNHSSPNSGIPEAAMAGALGVRLGGPNYYGGILVEKPYIGEDLNSISSELINLSIKIITVSSFLFILASIFLRNLL, from the coding sequence ATGAAAATATTCTATGTTGAAAACTGGACAGTAGTTGCAGCCTTTTTAATTGATTTTTTGAGTGGATACCATAAAAAATATCATCCTATTAAGGCAATTGGTAAACTCATTGAAAAAAATGAGTCATTTTTAAGAAACAGAAAACTCACTGGCAGATTTGGAGGCTTCTTACTTTTTTTATTAACAACAGCTCCTATTTTTTTATTTTCAATTATTTTTGTTTATTTTATTGAAAAAATGAATAGTCTATCAATGATTGGATGGCTTTTTTCACGTATTTTCCTTGTGTTATTTAGCAGTCTTTTTATTGCTTTAAGAGGTCTAATTTATGAGGCTAAAAAGGTAGATAAACTTTTAAATGAAGGCAATTTAGTTCAGGCAAGGATTTCTTTGAAAGCTCTTGTTGGAAGAGATACTGAAAATCTCATCCCTGAAAAAATAAGAATAGCAATTATTGAAAGTCTTGCGGAAAATCTCTGTGATGCAGTTATTGCTCCATTGTTTTACTTTTTTCTCGGTGGATTTCCTTTTCTTGTTTTTTATAAAACAGTAAACACGCTTGATTCAATGGTTGGTTATAAAAATGAAAGATATATAAAATTTGGATGGTTTTCAGCTAAGATGGATGACATTTTTAACTATGTTCCAGCAAGAATAACAGGAATTTTCATAGTTTTAAGCTCCTTTATTTTGCTTGGTTTTTCTACAGGAAAAAGATCGCTTAAAATCATGCTAAGAGATGGGAAAAATCATAGCAGTCCAAACAGTGGAATACCAGAGGCAGCAATGGCAGGAGCATTGGGGGTGAGGCTTGGAGGTCCCAACTACTACGGGGGTATTCTTGTAGAAAAACCATATATTGGAGAAGACTTGAATAGTATTAGTTCAGAACTAATTAATTTAAGCATTAAAATTATTACAGTTAGCAGTTTTTTATTTATTTTAGCATCCATTTTTCTGAGGAACCTTTTATGA
- a CDS encoding cobyric acid synthase, which produces MAKLLMIQGTSSNCGKSLLVTALCRIAKQRGIKVAPFKAQNMSLQSFVTEDGGEIALAQAIQAEAAGIVPLIHMNPILLKPAGQQGTQVVVHGKLYKTLKLNDFYWEKKKLWDAVKISLDYLTKEYELLIIEGAGSPAEINLIENDIVNMAVADYLKAPVLIVGDIDRGGVFASIYGTVKLLEEYDHLIKGFIINKFRGYIDILSPGIKKLEEMIKKPCVGVIPYIHETGIADEDGISLRLSNSFILKSDAAVKIVVLKLRYISNFSDFEPLRFEPDVELVYSLRKEDLINADIIIIPGSKNTFEDLTLLKQLKIDEILKELAKNKVEIIGICGGFQMLGEKLIDPYMVESSFFDLCMTEGRCHKEINGIGLLPVKTVFYPDKITTQVEGYLCSEPLIKITGYEIHKGISYGPMRLFKIKRKSTGQILFDGIVCENVWGTYIHGLFENDSLRRWLINRHRIKKGLNPIEYTFSWKKLKESFLDSISEIVEKHINMDKIWEIAGI; this is translated from the coding sequence ATGGCTAAGTTATTGATGATACAGGGAACATCTTCAAATTGCGGGAAAAGCTTATTGGTTACAGCTTTATGTAGAATTGCAAAACAAAGGGGTATAAAAGTTGCTCCTTTTAAAGCTCAGAATATGAGTTTACAAAGTTTTGTTACAGAAGATGGAGGAGAGATAGCCCTTGCTCAGGCAATACAGGCAGAGGCAGCTGGTATTGTTCCTCTTATTCACATGAATCCCATTTTACTTAAACCAGCAGGGCAACAGGGCACCCAGGTAGTTGTTCATGGAAAGCTTTACAAAACATTGAAATTAAATGATTTTTACTGGGAGAAGAAAAAACTGTGGGATGCTGTTAAAATCTCACTTGATTATCTAACCAAAGAATATGAACTCTTAATTATTGAGGGTGCTGGAAGCCCTGCAGAGATAAATCTCATTGAAAATGATATTGTAAATATGGCTGTGGCAGATTATCTTAAAGCACCTGTATTAATTGTAGGAGATATTGATAGAGGTGGAGTTTTTGCCTCTATTTATGGAACTGTAAAACTTCTTGAGGAATATGACCACCTTATCAAAGGTTTCATAATCAACAAATTTAGAGGTTACATTGATATTCTTTCACCAGGGATAAAAAAGCTTGAGGAAATGATAAAAAAGCCATGTGTGGGTGTGATTCCCTACATACATGAAACAGGAATAGCTGATGAAGATGGAATTTCCTTAAGGCTTTCAAATTCTTTCATTCTCAAATCAGATGCAGCAGTAAAAATAGTTGTTCTAAAGCTGAGATATATCTCAAATTTCAGTGATTTTGAACCATTAAGATTTGAACCAGATGTGGAGTTAGTTTATTCATTAAGAAAAGAAGATCTTATTAATGCTGATATAATAATCATTCCTGGTTCAAAAAACACCTTTGAAGATTTAACTTTGCTCAAACAGCTAAAAATTGATGAAATACTAAAAGAGCTTGCTAAGAATAAAGTTGAAATTATTGGAATATGTGGTGGATTTCAGATGCTTGGAGAAAAATTAATAGACCCCTATATGGTTGAAAGCTCATTTTTTGATTTATGCATGACAGAAGGGAGGTGTCATAAAGAAATTAATGGAATTGGTTTATTACCGGTTAAAACAGTATTTTATCCTGACAAAATAACCACTCAGGTTGAAGGTTATCTTTGTTCAGAACCTTTAATAAAAATTACAGGTTATGAGATTCATAAGGGAATAAGTTACGGACCTATGAGACTTTTTAAAATAAAAAGAAAATCAACAGGCCAGATTTTATTTGATGGAATTGTTTGTGAAAATGTATGGGGAACATATATCCATGGATTATTTGAAAATGATAGCTTAAGAAGATGGCTTATAAACAGACACAGAATTAAAAAGGGATTAAATCCTATTGAATATACCTTTTCATGGAAAAAGCTTAAGGAGTCATTTTTAGACAGTATTTCAGAAATCGTAGAAAAACACATTAATATGGATAAAATATGGGAAATAGCTGGTATATGA
- the cobS gene encoding adenosylcobinamide-GDP ribazoletransferase codes for MALSFLTVLPLKVKKINEKEIASSVIFFPFVGFLEGVFSFLLIKKLNYIFSSSVISVILLLFLFSLRGIFHIDGLSDTFDALFYKETGDKEKDIQRRLEIISDSTIGVAGVVASTFDILCRFVFFRELIDGNQFMIFIFTFVFSRWSVIPLMYYGKPAKTKGLGAMFVGKISKEQFILSTALPVFLVIYFTVKSFIFLPLIVLLLCLILFILKNFFEDKFSGITGDHLGATVEITEVIFLFCFLLCARIWLSY; via the coding sequence ATGGCTCTTTCATTTTTAACTGTTTTGCCTTTAAAAGTAAAGAAAATTAACGAAAAAGAGATTGCAAGTTCTGTTATTTTTTTCCCTTTTGTAGGATTTTTAGAGGGGGTCTTTTCTTTTTTACTGATTAAGAAATTGAATTATATATTCTCATCTTCGGTTATTTCCGTTATTTTACTTTTATTTTTATTTTCATTGAGAGGAATATTTCACATAGATGGACTTTCAGACACCTTTGATGCTCTTTTTTATAAAGAAACAGGAGACAAAGAAAAGGATATACAAAGAAGACTTGAAATAATAAGCGATAGTACAATTGGTGTAGCTGGAGTTGTAGCTTCAACATTTGATATTCTCTGCAGATTTGTTTTTTTCAGGGAGCTCATTGATGGTAATCAATTCATGATATTTATTTTTACGTTTGTATTTTCAAGATGGTCTGTAATTCCATTAATGTATTATGGAAAGCCTGCAAAAACAAAGGGACTTGGAGCTATGTTTGTCGGCAAAATTAGTAAAGAGCAGTTTATTCTATCTACAGCTTTGCCTGTATTTTTGGTAATTTACTTTACTGTAAAAAGTTTCATTTTTTTGCCATTGATTGTACTTTTACTTTGCTTAATTCTTTTTATTTTGAAAAACTTTTTTGAAGATAAATTCAGCGGAATAACAGGAGATCATCTTGGAGCTACTGTTGAAATAACGGAGGTAATTTTTCTTTTTTGTTTTTTACTTTGTGCAAGAATATGGCTAAGTTATTGA
- the cobT gene encoding nicotinate-nucleotide--dimethylbenzimidazole phosphoribosyltransferase: MLNFKIEPVKKDFIDIAWKRLNSLTKPQGSLGRLEEIAARLVGIYEDPMPEIKKKAVLVFASDHGVTEEGVSAYPKEVTAQMVFNMLRGGAGINVLARHAGADVVVVDIGVDYDFGECKGLISKKVVKGAGNITKAPALSGSDAIKCIEIGIELVKEYHQKGYNLFAAGEMGIGNTTPSSAVVSVLTHSQVEEVTGKGTGIDEETFKRKIEVIKRAIKINKPNPSDPVDVLAKVGGPEIGAIAGVVLGCASLKIPVVIDGFISTAGALIAYCINPVVRDYIFASHNSVERGHKIALEFMGLKPLLDLNLRLGEGTGAAIVMTIIEAGLKIYKEMATFDEAGVSKSVK, encoded by the coding sequence ATGCTAAATTTTAAGATTGAACCGGTAAAAAAAGATTTTATTGATATTGCATGGAAAAGGCTCAACAGTCTTACAAAACCGCAGGGAAGTCTTGGAAGGCTTGAAGAGATTGCAGCAAGACTTGTTGGGATTTATGAAGATCCAATGCCTGAAATAAAGAAAAAGGCTGTGCTTGTCTTTGCCTCTGATCACGGAGTGACAGAAGAAGGTGTTTCTGCCTATCCAAAGGAAGTTACTGCACAGATGGTTTTTAATATGCTTAGAGGTGGAGCAGGAATAAATGTTTTGGCAAGACATGCAGGAGCAGATGTTGTAGTTGTTGATATTGGTGTTGATTATGATTTTGGTGAGTGTAAAGGATTGATATCAAAAAAAGTTGTAAAAGGAGCTGGGAATATTACAAAAGCTCCTGCACTTAGCGGTTCTGATGCAATAAAGTGTATAGAAATCGGCATTGAATTAGTAAAAGAATATCACCAAAAAGGTTACAATCTCTTTGCCGCAGGAGAGATGGGGATTGGTAATACAACTCCTTCCTCTGCAGTAGTGAGTGTTCTTACACATTCTCAAGTAGAGGAAGTTACAGGAAAAGGAACAGGTATAGATGAAGAAACCTTTAAAAGAAAGATTGAAGTAATTAAAAGAGCAATTAAGATAAATAAACCAAATCCTTCAGATCCTGTTGATGTTCTTGCAAAGGTTGGAGGACCTGAGATAGGAGCAATTGCAGGAGTTGTCTTAGGTTGTGCTTCCTTAAAAATTCCTGTTGTTATTGACGGATTCATTTCAACTGCAGGAGCTTTGATTGCTTACTGTATAAATCCTGTTGTGAGAGATTATATTTTTGCTTCTCACAATTCTGTTGAAAGAGGACATAAAATAGCCCTTGAATTTATGGGATTAAAACCCTTGCTTGATTTGAATCTAAGGCTTGGAGAAGGAACTGGTGCAGCAATTGTTATGACAATTATAGAAGCAGGACTAAAGATTTACAAAGAAATGGCAACTTTTGATGAAGCAGGCGTAAGTAAAAGTGTTAAATAG
- a CDS encoding diphthine--ammonia ligase, with amino-acid sequence MALLKAFVSWSGGKDSSLAFYRARMKGIHIICLINMLSEDGNYSRSHGISSELLKIQAEAIGVPIIQKKTTWESYEEEFKKTLLWLKKEGVHAGVFGDIDIQEHKDWVEKICVETGIKAILPLWNEEKEILLGEFINSGFKAIVCSINSFFLGSEWLGREVDFDFIKDLKVLGNIDLCGEKGEYHTFVYDGPIFKFPIRVCTGKWIQKDKNLFLEIWKC; translated from the coding sequence ATGGCTCTTTTAAAAGCTTTTGTTTCATGGTCTGGAGGCAAAGACAGTTCATTAGCCTTTTATAGAGCAAGAATGAAGGGGATTCATATTATTTGTCTTATTAATATGCTTTCAGAAGACGGAAATTATTCGCGTTCCCATGGAATAAGTTCAGAGCTTCTCAAAATACAGGCAGAAGCAATAGGAGTTCCAATTATTCAGAAGAAAACTACATGGGAAAGTTATGAAGAGGAATTTAAAAAAACTCTCCTCTGGTTAAAAAAAGAAGGTGTTCACGCAGGCGTATTTGGAGATATTGATATTCAGGAGCACAAAGACTGGGTTGAAAAAATATGCGTGGAGACAGGAATAAAAGCGATTTTGCCTTTATGGAATGAAGAAAAAGAGATACTTCTTGGAGAGTTTATAAATTCTGGTTTTAAAGCCATAGTTTGCTCAATAAATTCTTTTTTTCTTGGCAGTGAATGGCTTGGCAGAGAAGTTGATTTTGATTTCATTAAAGATTTAAAAGTCCTTGGAAATATTGACCTCTGTGGTGAAAAAGGAGAGTACCACACTTTTGTTTATGATGGACCAATTTTTAAATTTCCTATCAGGGTTTGTACAGGTAAATGGATACAAAAAGATAAAAATCTGTTTCTGGAGATATGGAAATGCTAA
- a CDS encoding TonB-dependent receptor, translated as MIFLLIFFISFLFCQSVLAEESRLEEIVVTATKFEELKKDVAYSVQVITQEDIKSSTADNASDLIAEAAIGHVQKYPGLLTSSIGLRGFRTDLFDDLKSRVLVLINGNRAGTVNLATIPVDDIDRIEIVKGPASVLYGSSAMGGVINIITKHGKEEGIHGSIGGQAGSWDFWKTKAELYGKKNNFDFYISASRAEVDDYSAKNYGKIENTGYNDESLSARLGYSFFDKHHISLGFQHWRGWKIGSPGPIYEPDPDDYNNIERNRFDLEYKTSTFKAGYYFTKDRNEYHEGSIAGTWEIPNEVTLKKTTTQGATIQKMFSIDDHRIIIGGQWDRIEVKNSRNTGAPYNPNSKYDSCGVFTEGRLSLFKKKLLLNVGIRYDYFENEILPTEGILSLKPRKENLDHLTVRGGILYKITDSLSIKANAGTAFRAPAPDELAVDYISWGIHYLGNPDLKPEKSKSYDVGFAYTKDFFNAELTFFHSEFKDKILSYYDNTLNAQTFKNVEGATIQGIEGNLSYDIGALAGLNFSLEPFINFTYHTRYSSKDEVEIKEYGKNLTYTPKCTASFGIRAGKEKWDLKLIANYIGDEKVIDWNPLSKNYRKVVDKADFTVVNLKGSYRPIKNLEITLSVENLFDRAYEYVQYYPMPRRTIIGGVKWLF; from the coding sequence ATGATTTTTCTTCTTATCTTTTTTATTTCATTTCTTTTCTGTCAATCTGTTTTAGCAGAGGAATCCAGACTTGAAGAAATTGTTGTAACAGCAACAAAATTCGAAGAGCTAAAAAAGGATGTTGCTTATTCTGTTCAGGTTATCACTCAGGAAGATATTAAAAGTTCTACTGCAGACAATGCGAGTGACTTGATTGCAGAAGCGGCAATTGGACATGTTCAAAAATATCCAGGTTTATTAACGAGTAGTATTGGATTAAGAGGATTCAGGACTGATCTATTTGATGACCTCAAAAGCAGGGTTTTGGTTCTTATAAATGGAAATCGTGCTGGCACAGTAAATCTTGCAACCATACCTGTTGATGATATAGATAGAATTGAAATAGTTAAAGGACCTGCATCAGTGCTTTATGGTTCTTCAGCAATGGGAGGTGTAATTAACATAATAACCAAACATGGAAAAGAAGAAGGTATACATGGTTCAATTGGTGGTCAAGCAGGTTCATGGGATTTCTGGAAAACAAAAGCTGAATTGTATGGCAAAAAAAATAATTTTGATTTTTATATTTCAGCCAGCCGTGCTGAAGTGGATGATTATTCTGCAAAAAATTATGGAAAAATAGAAAATACAGGTTACAATGATGAATCTTTATCAGCGCGCTTAGGATACAGCTTTTTTGATAAACACCATATTTCCTTAGGATTTCAGCATTGGAGAGGATGGAAGATTGGCTCTCCTGGTCCAATATACGAACCAGATCCTGATGATTACAACAACATTGAAAGAAATAGATTTGATTTAGAGTATAAAACGTCAACATTTAAAGCTGGATATTATTTTACAAAGGACAGGAATGAATATCATGAAGGCTCTATAGCAGGTACATGGGAGATACCAAATGAAGTTACTTTAAAAAAGACAACCACTCAGGGTGCAACCATTCAGAAGATGTTTTCAATAGATGACCACAGAATTATAATCGGCGGACAGTGGGATAGAATAGAAGTTAAAAATTCAAGAAATACCGGTGCTCCCTACAATCCAAACTCAAAGTATGACAGTTGCGGAGTATTTACTGAAGGAAGATTAAGTCTGTTCAAGAAAAAACTTTTACTAAACGTAGGAATCCGTTATGACTACTTTGAAAACGAAATACTTCCAACAGAAGGTATTTTAAGCTTAAAACCAAGAAAAGAAAATCTTGATCATCTAACAGTAAGAGGGGGTATTTTATACAAAATTACAGATAGTTTATCAATAAAAGCCAATGCTGGCACTGCATTCAGAGCTCCTGCACCTGATGAGCTTGCAGTTGATTATATTTCATGGGGGATACATTATTTGGGTAATCCAGATTTAAAACCAGAAAAAAGTAAATCCTATGATGTAGGATTTGCCTATACAAAAGATTTTTTCAATGCTGAGCTTACTTTTTTTCATTCAGAATTTAAAGACAAAATTCTTAGTTACTATGATAACACTCTCAATGCCCAAACATTTAAAAATGTTGAAGGAGCTACAATTCAGGGCATAGAAGGAAATCTTTCCTATGATATTGGAGCATTAGCAGGCTTAAATTTCTCTTTGGAGCCATTTATCAATTTTACATATCATACAAGATACTCAAGTAAAGATGAAGTTGAGATAAAAGAATATGGAAAAAATCTTACGTATACACCAAAATGCACTGCTTCATTTGGGATAAGAGCAGGAAAGGAAAAGTGGGATTTAAAATTGATCGCAAATTATATTGGAGATGAAAAGGTTATAGACTGGAATCCTTTATCTAAAAACTATAGAAAAGTTGTAGATAAAGCTGATTTTACTGTAGTAAATCTTAAAGGCTCATACAGACCAATTAAAAATCTTGAGATAACACTGTCTGTGGAAAATCTATTTGATAGAGCATATGAATATGTTCAGTACTATCCTATGCCAAGAAGAACAATCATTGGTGGAGTTAAATGGCTCTTTTAA
- a CDS encoding NAD-dependent deacylase — protein sequence MNLTYQEKIKKASQLIKNSNYTVAFTGAGISTESGIPDFRSPGGLWQRFRIVTYQEFIYDRQAREEFWRMKKELIHHLTNAKPNNAHIALAELEKKGFIKHVITQNIDGLHQMAGSKSVIELHGNQRGAICLDCEKLYKMDEILKMLEEQLDLRCYDCGGIIKPTVVFFGEPMPEKELIMAQQIANQCDLMLVIGTSLQVEPAASIPRIAHTRGAKLIFINKAETDWDWMAEIVFYGSASQVLKDIAI from the coding sequence ATGAATTTAACCTATCAGGAAAAAATTAAAAAAGCTTCACAACTTATTAAAAACTCCAACTATACTGTGGCTTTCACTGGAGCAGGAATTTCTACAGAATCTGGAATACCTGATTTCCGTAGTCCTGGTGGATTGTGGCAGAGATTTAGAATTGTCACATATCAGGAATTTATTTATGACAGGCAAGCAAGAGAAGAATTCTGGAGAATGAAAAAAGAACTCATTCATCATCTCACAAATGCAAAACCAAATAATGCACATATTGCCCTTGCAGAGCTTGAAAAAAAGGGATTTATTAAACATGTTATAACACAAAACATTGATGGACTTCATCAAATGGCTGGCAGTAAAAGCGTTATTGAACTTCACGGTAATCAAAGAGGTGCAATCTGTCTTGACTGTGAAAAACTTTATAAAATGGATGAAATATTGAAAATGCTTGAGGAACAGCTTGATTTAAGATGTTACGACTGTGGTGGCATAATAAAGCCAACAGTTGTATTTTTCGGAGAACCAATGCCTGAAAAAGAACTCATTATGGCACAGCAGATCGCCAATCAATGTGACCTCATGCTCGTAATTGGAACATCTCTTCAGGTTGAACCCGCTGCTTCAATCCCGAGAATTGCCCATACAAGAGGTGCAAAGCTCATTTTCATAAATAAGGCAGAAACAGACTGGGATTGGATGGCAGAGATAGTATTTTACGGTAGTGCTAGTCAGGTTTTAAAAGATATAGCAATATAA
- a CDS encoding methylated-DNA--[protein]-cysteine S-methyltransferase, producing MYFACVKTPVGFLEILFDNSLAVTKISLTNLEKTCIPGIALNFVEQLNAYFVGKLSEFNYPVNIQNVSEFDRAVLDLTLKIPYAHTVTYNWIANKLNTSPRAVGQALKRNPLPIVIPCHRVIKSDGTTGGYSLGIEAKQWLIKHEKSVLLIKSY from the coding sequence ATGTATTTTGCCTGCGTAAAAACTCCTGTTGGTTTTCTTGAAATTTTATTTGATAATTCATTAGCAGTAACGAAAATATCTTTAACAAATCTTGAAAAAACATGCATCCCAGGAATTGCCTTGAATTTTGTTGAACAACTGAATGCGTATTTTGTAGGAAAACTCTCAGAGTTTAATTATCCTGTAAACATCCAGAATGTATCTGAGTTTGATAGAGCAGTTCTTGATTTAACCCTTAAAATACCATATGCTCATACTGTTACATACAACTGGATTGCTAACAAACTTAATACATCACCAAGAGCTGTTGGACAGGCTTTAAAGCGAAATCCTTTACCGATTGTTATTCCCTGTCATAGAGTAATCAAATCTGACGGAACCACAGGAGGATATAGCCTTGGAATAGAGGCAAAACAGTGGCTCATAAAACATGAAAAGTCTGTGCTTCTAATAAAATCTTATTGA
- a CDS encoding DUF815 domain-containing protein, which translates to MFDKYQAFAWNGKDRQLKPVIRIPKQNINELYGIEKQKQLIIANTKAFIEGKRVNNVLLWGERGTGKTTLIKSLLNYFKETPLKMIQVLKNDIITISYLYDIIYENPNFRFIIFIDDLSFNEDDQEFRDLKIIMDGGIEEIPENSVIYATSNRRNLMPAISNSDNELFPEDNLQERASLIERFGLRIGFYRFSEEQYLEIVRYYASKNGISMLPDELIKKAREWALVHGTTGRSAYQFVLSLQIL; encoded by the coding sequence ATGTTTGACAAATATCAGGCATTCGCATGGAATGGAAAAGACAGACAGCTAAAGCCTGTTATAAGGATTCCAAAACAAAACATTAATGAACTTTACGGAATTGAAAAACAGAAACAGTTGATTATTGCAAACACGAAAGCTTTTATTGAAGGCAAAAGAGTAAATAATGTCCTTTTATGGGGTGAAAGAGGAACAGGTAAAACCACGCTAATAAAGAGTTTACTTAATTATTTTAAAGAAACGCCTTTAAAAATGATTCAGGTTCTAAAAAATGATATTATCACCATTTCCTATCTTTATGACATAATTTATGAAAATCCCAATTTCAGGTTTATTATATTCATAGATGACCTCTCTTTTAATGAAGATGACCAAGAATTTAGAGACTTAAAGATTATTATGGATGGCGGAATTGAAGAAATTCCTGAAAATTCTGTTATTTATGCCACTTCAAATAGAAGAAATCTCATGCCCGCTATATCCAACTCTGACAATGAGCTTTTTCCAGAGGATAATCTGCAGGAGCGGGCATCTTTAATTGAGAGATTCGGCTTGAGAATTGGATTTTACAGGTTTTCAGAGGAACAGTATCTTGAAATAGTAAGGTATTATGCAAGTAAAAATGGAATAAGTATGCTTCCTGACGAATTAATTAAAAAAGCCCGTGAATGGGCTTTAGTTCACGGCACAACTGGAAGATCAGCCTATCAATTCGTGTTAAGCCTTCAAATTCTTTAA
- a CDS encoding 2-isopropylmalate synthase, with the protein MRRIKIFDTTLRDGEQSPGASMNVDEKIQVAKQLRKLGVDIIEAGFPIASPGDFEAVNRISKEVKGVVIAGLCRARDEDIERAAEALKPAEQKRIHTFIATSDIHLKYKLRMDRNQVIEAAVKAVKKARQYTDDVEFSAEDATRSDWDYLCKVTEEVIKAGATTVNIPDTVGYTIPQEYGELIEYIMNKVPNIDKATISVHCHNDLGLAVANSLTAILKGAGQVECTINGIGERAGNAALEEIVMALKVRNDFFKADTGIVTQEIYRTSRLVSKITGMIVQPNKAIVGANAFAHEAGIHQDGVLKERTTYEIMRPEDIGIPSSKIVLGKHSGRHAFKKRLEELGFSLTEEEINRAFERFKRLADQKKYIFNEDIEALVSDEVLRITEVYQLIDLEVSSGTKKKPSATVRMKINGEEKEITISGDGPVDAVYKAITELTGSKAELNKFEIKAITGGTDALGEVTVILEEGGHTVRGHGSDTDIIVASAKAYINALNKLALKNLKN; encoded by the coding sequence ATGAGAAGGATAAAAATATTTGACACAACACTGAGAGATGGAGAGCAATCTCCTGGTGCATCAATGAATGTGGATGAAAAAATACAGGTGGCAAAACAGCTTAGAAAACTCGGCGTTGACATAATAGAGGCAGGATTTCCAATAGCATCACCAGGAGATTTTGAAGCCGTAAACAGAATTTCAAAGGAAGTAAAAGGTGTAGTTATTGCCGGACTTTGCAGAGCTCGTGATGAAGACATTGAAAGAGCAGCTGAGGCATTGAAACCGGCAGAACAAAAAAGAATTCATACATTTATTGCCACATCAGATATACATTTAAAATACAAACTCCGAATGGACAGAAATCAGGTTATTGAAGCAGCAGTGAAAGCTGTTAAAAAAGCAAGGCAGTATACTGATGATGTTGAGTTTTCAGCTGAGGATGCAACCCGTTCAGACTGGGATTATCTCTGTAAGGTTACTGAAGAAGTAATAAAAGCAGGTGCTACAACTGTAAACATTCCTGATACTGTGGGATACACAATTCCGCAGGAATATGGAGAGCTTATTGAATATATTATGAATAAAGTTCCCAACATAGATAAAGCCACAATAAGTGTTCACTGTCATAATGATCTCGGGCTTGCAGTAGCAAATTCTCTTACTGCGATACTTAAAGGTGCTGGGCAGGTAGAATGCACAATTAATGGAATTGGTGAAAGAGCTGGAAATGCTGCTCTTGAGGAGATTGTTATGGCACTTAAAGTAAGAAATGACTTTTTTAAGGCTGATACAGGAATTGTTACTCAGGAAATTTACAGAACAAGCAGGCTTGTAAGTAAAATTACAGGAATGATTGTTCAGCCCAATAAAGCAATTGTTGGAGCAAATGCCTTTGCCCATGAAGCTGGAATTCATCAGGATGGAGTTCTCAAAGAGAGAACAACCTATGAGATCATGAGACCTGAAGACATAGGAATTCCAAGCTCTAAAATAGTGCTCGGTAAACACTCTGGAAGACATGCCTTCAAGAAAAGACTTGAAGAACTTGGCTTCAGCCTTACAGAAGAGGAGATAAACCGTGCTTTTGAAAGATTTAAAAGACTTGCTGATCAGAAAAAATATATTTTCAATGAGGACATTGAGGCACTGGTTTCCGATGAAGTTTTAAGAATAACAGAGGTCTATCAATTGATAGATCTTGAGGTGTCAAGCGGAACAAAGAAAAAACCATCAGCTACAGTAAGAATGAAAATAAACGGAGAGGAAAAAGAAATCACTATTTCAGGTGATGGACCTGTTGATGCAGTTTACAAAGCTATTACTGAACTTACAGGTTCAAAGGCTGAACTGAATAAATTTGAGATAAAGGCAATAACAGGTGGAACAGATGCTTTGGGAGAAGTAACAGTTATCCTTGAAGAAGGTGGACATACTGTAAGAGGACATGGCTCTGATACAGACATAATTGTCGCCTCTGCGAAAGCATACATCAATGCACTGAATAAGCTTGCATTAAAGAATCTCAAAAACTAA